In the Pseudanabaena sp. BC1403 genome, TTGGTTGTTCTGCGATCGCAGCTAAGCTCGGAAAGAGAAATGGCTGGCTACGGAGAGGATGAGTGCGCTCTAAATCAGCAAAGGATCGCATTGGTGTTTCCATAGGAAGGGAACCACGCAAAGAACTAAGTAAACTTTCAGTAGAGGAGCTTACTTCGATCGCGATCGCATCTAACTCAGATTGAAGTTCTGCTTGAAGGCTAGATTGGTCAACCATATTTACATTTGGCTGACCATTAACAAATTGAGTTTGCATGGTTTTTCTCAATTTATTCTTAGCAGCCTCTAATTCATTCTGAATTTCCAATAGATTGGCTAGCTGACTATTCCGAATCGCCGCCTCAATCAAAATCACGCCACCGATCGCAGTGTATTCTCGTAAGGCTAATTGTGTAGATTCATTTATAGATATGGCTTGAGCATGGGTTAGGTAAACAAGATGGTAAGCGCTAAGATGATTTAGAGTTAGTTCGGCATTAATATCAAGGCTACTAATTGGCTCGATTAGTCTTAGACTAGGGGCTAGGCTGGGTAGAGATTGTCCAAGGGAATGGAAATGTTCTGGAATGACAATCTGTTGATTTTTCGGATTTTGATTTTTCGGGTTTTGAAAACAGGCGATCCGAATTGAGTTTTGTGGACGAATCTTGGCTTGCAATCGGTAGCGCATATCTAGTTGAGATGGGCTAGGCGAAAATACATCCGCAGGCTTCTGGACTGTTAATTGTCCTTCCACGATCGTAATTCGACAGATCTCAATATCTGTATCAAGGGGTAAGTCAGTCTTCTCATTGACTCGAAAGGTTTCTACCAGTATTTCATTGGCACTAGTTCGCTTAAGTTTAGCGGGATCAACATAACTAAGAACTAAATAAACGGTCTCAATTTCATTGTCGTAGGCAATTGTAGAAATCCGAAAATCGAGGGGCGTAGGCACAACAATAAAATTTCCTTGCAGATCGATCGCCATTCCTGGTTGGATCTGTACCCATCGTCCATCGCGAAACTTGGCTGGCAAATCCTCAGGTGCTGCGATCGGGGCAACGCCTAAACCGCAGATAATTCCTGGTAAAAATAGAGACTGATACTGTACATTTTGGCGATGCTGGTGATATTCGTGAGCGAGTCTCCATCGTTCACTATTAATCATCAAGCCATCAGATACCTGTAGCCGTTCAAAGGATTTGATTTCGGGATATGGAAAGTCGTTCATATGGTTTTATCAATGCAGTTTCAGTTTTAGGGTTAGGTTTGGCAACACTTCGTGTTGTCAAACCTAAATAATCTCTAGATCGTAAGTACAAAAAACAGGTTTCTCACGTTCGATAATCCTACGAATTAAAGGTAAATCAAGGCTATTTTGTAAATCGTTACGAATCCTCACTACAAAATGAAAAGGTCTACCACCGCCCGTTGAGGCATTGTTACCAAGAGTGGCTTCGCCAATTACAAAGCCTCTACCTATAATTTCAAAAATGCTAATGTGCTTTTCTAATTCAGGCAAATGTTCATCAAGTGGTAAACCTGTAAATAAATGGATATAAAAGCGTAGTCCTCTTCGAGTGCCCCGCCAACGATAGATCTGCATTGCTTGCTTGATCAAATACCGTTGTCGCTTAACCCCAAGAGTCGGCGCAGTGTCCCAGCCCACCCAATGGGCAAGAAACGGCAACATGGTTTCAGGAGCTAACATCGGATCAAGATAAGCCCAGAGAGTATCCAAAATTTGGACATCAGGTTCGAGCGTTTCTTCAAAGATTTTCAGCATCCTTCCGACAAAGTCAACTTCGCGGTAAGTATCAGGTAAGAAGTCTAGATATAGACTAGACGGACGGACATAAAGCTGAAATGTCTCAACAGCGAACAGTTCTAACCTTGGAGAAAATCCAGAGTCTGAGATGGAACTAGCATAACCACCATAAATCTGTAACTGTCCTTGATAGTTAATCGTGAGGGGCTGACCATTGACGATCGCTTCTTGATTCTCAAAAAAGTCCGCAGGAACTTGGAAATAGAGAACCGCTTCCATCTCTGCATAGGGTGGTAACTCATTGCCTTCCATGCCAATTTGGAGCCAATGGGTTGGGAAGTTCCCTTCTACGCGCAAGTTAGTCAGTAATGCTCGATTACTAGAATTTTTGAGCTTAACTACTATTTCGCTTGGCTCATTAGGATTAACTAGCAGTTTGCACTTAGATAGAGATCGCCCATTATCGAGGCTATTCGACTGTGATAGATTGCTCTGGGATCTATCCAAATTATCAGCACTCGCCAATGTCTCTTCATTAGCATCAGGAGACTTCATTGAAACTAGTTGAATACTTAGCGCTTGGAGTTTGCTTTTTGGAGTCATAGGAGTTGTGCTATCTAACTGACAATATTAATCACATGGCTAGAGCGCAACCTTGGGCTGCGCCAAGAACAAATCAAACCCAATGGGCCTGGATCAATCATCGGTTGCGGTGCAAGCCTTCGAGCCCATTCTCCATTTACATAGCGCAATTCAAAGAGTTGTACTGTACCTAAAAAGCGCACACCTTGAAAGTTTTGTAATAGTTTGACAATATCAGACGGATATACTGGACGACCAAACTCCCAACCCTGCCCATTAACTCCACCTGTAATCGGATTAAGAAAGCGATAGAGCATCACCTTGAGTTGTTGAACAATATCTTGCTGTACCTTTGGATTGCTGTAGGAAGATTCTAGGGCAATCTCAGTTTGGACACATACGCCCACATATTCAGGTTTCTCTAGTTGAATTTGTACACCTAGCATCTTGCGTTCATCAAGATAGGCTAATACGCGATCGCATAGTGGTGCGCTCAAGATGAACTGATCTGGGGTCATCCCTTGTCCTAGATCAATACTTTCAGTACTGACTCTTGGGACAGTTAGTAACCTGACAATTCCAGCATCTTCTTTACTCTTAGCTGGCGCACAGAGCACACGAGCTACAGCCCCATCGCCCGCGATCAGCGTCAGATATTCAAAATCCGTCTGGGTGATAGCGCGATTGCGAGTGCGCAGCATCTTAGGTACGCGGACTGCCACATCATCAAGGGACTCAGCATCCACGCCATTAGTCGCAGAAACATGGTTAGTTAAGCTTGCCACATAGGGAATGGCGCTCTTAGATATTCGCAAACTTCCGCGTTGCACATTGCCGCGAAACCCTCCACCCGTGCGATATTTCACCATTTGAATGATCGAACCTTTAGGCGGTACGGCTCCATATTGAGTCCCACTGCTCTTGGTATTCATCGCGATCGCCTTAGTCTGATCGGCAACAACCCTTTGCATCGGCTCACCCTGAATGCGCAAGCGTTGCAATGTATGCAAGCTCTGATAATTGGGCGTTTGTACGAAGGGCCCAAATTGAATGTTTCCAGAAGTAGAATCAATAATGTAATGTAGATCGCTTTCTGTGGATTCTGAGAAATCTGTAACTTCATGCCATATTTGTGGCAGTCCAACAGGTGGGGTGATTAGCAAATATTCATCAGCTTGGCGAGGTAATATTGGCTGATGCAGTAATTGAAATACTTGCCCTGATTTACCATTACTCTCACCCACAACTTCATTAGTTATTGCATTACATTGAGTTGCTTTGACCGTCCCACCGATCGCCCTTGCGCTCATACCAATAATATGAGGCGCTCGACTATAAGCTGCTTGATTAGGGGTTGGCTCTACGTAGCTACAGCGTAGCCACCGCCCCCGATAGGTAGAAAACTGTGTCACATCCCAAGAGAGTGGCAAATGAAAGATCACCTCTGCCCCCTGTAAAGGATTAGTGCCTTCATCGGCTAATTCGCTAAAGCTAAATCCCCTCGTGAGATCGTCACTTTCTTTTTGGAGTACAGGTTGCCATGCATTGCCATTCCATGCTTCCCAAAACCGAGGCGGATTATTAGGGTTAATCCCTGTAGTTGTAGCAGACTCTCCCTTTAACTTGAGGGCAATCACATTGCCATTAATTGGCTGCTCTCCATCAAAAACCACATAAAAGCAATTATTCGGTTGTGGCGGATCGCTAAACAGAGCTATTTCCTGTCCCGACCACCCTTCCTCGCGATCCTCTGTCCAAACATCTAAAAGAAGATCGCGCAGGAATTCAGGATTCTCTTCGACTCTAGGTGCAGCTAACAGGTTCAAAATTCTTGGATTGCCAATCACCAATGGTTCATCGGTACTGAAAATGATCGCATCTTCAGTTTCTGTCCGCAGTGTAGCGACCTCAATCCCCGCAGGAATCGTATAGGGCTCAGGCAAAGAAGCACTCAGATAAAAAGTTACTTCAGTCTGGGCGGGGGCTGGCGGTTGTAAGTGAATTCCCAGTAGTTCTAAAAAAGCAACATAATTGCGTCGCGGCACTTGGTTAAACCGCATTAACATCTGATCGGTTAGCCATGCAAATAGCTCGATCAGTGTTACCCCTGGATCGCTAGGATTGTAATTTGTCCATTCTGGACAGTAGCGCGGAATTCTGAGAAGACACTCATTCACCAATTCTGCAAAGGTGCGATCGTCAAGATCAGATTTTGGCAAATTGGGAAGAAAATCAAACTCTTTCGTCATTACACAATGCTCTTAGGTGAATTTGGCGATGATTAGATTTTACTAGCTATCTTTACCCTTCGCGGTTAAATACCAAATTATTTCAAAAAGTTGGTTCTGATTTTTTGAAATAGCGCAGCTTAGCTAAAAACTAAACCCAGCATACTGATTCGTCCGCTATACGGACGGCTCAGTATGCTGGGGGACGCACAACTGATTTTTTGTGGTACGGCAAAGCCGTATCACAAAAAATCTGGTTCTTTATACAAAAACACAAAGTGGCTACGCCACTTTGTGTTTTTAAAACCCTTACGGGGCTTGCTTTTTAAATTCACAAAAGTGTGACAACACTTCTGTGAATTGGTATTAATTGCCATTTGGGGGCAGTAAATAAAACGGATAAACCATGCTACGGCGATCATGGCTCTTTTTTATCTCGTAGAGAATTTTTAGATCTAAACGCCCTCTAATCGGATCAGGCTCTGCGTAAACTCCTGTAACCTTAATCCGAGGTTCCCATCTATTTAATGCTTCCTCAACATAGATTCTGGCTAGGAGAATCGTCTGCTGATTCATCGGCGCAAAAGTGAGATCCGAGAGTCTGCAACCAAAGTTTGGGCGATATACCCGTTCTCCTAATTTGGTGTTCAAAATTGACGAGATCGACTCCTGTAAATTGCGATCGCCACCGTCCGTTTTTAGTTCACCTTGAACATTAATCCGCAAAGGGAACGAAATGCCCCTACCCAGATAATCTTGTTCTAAATCACTCATAAATTTGTTTGGCTAAAAATGTCTTTACATATGGGGATATTATAAAAATTAAGTTCAGAGCTTATCCCCCAATTAGAACAGTCATTTCTGCTTTGCCCACAAAAGTAGTTATAGGTGTGGGTGGAGCATTGACATTGATCCCAACTACTTGAGAGGTAGTTCTCGCTGCGAAGCGTCCGCCGATTATGACCGTAAAAGAACCCATGACTATCGAGCCTACTACTAAATTACCAACAACGGCATCGCCAACACAGGCTGCGGGCATCCCTCCAATCAATACTGTAGGTGCTCCAGGCCCAATAATAGTATCATTTGTGACAGTCTTATCTGATAACCTTGCTGCTGGAAACATAAGAGATTAGGGATTGAGGAATGGATAAAGTTTGTGTAAAGCAGAAATGTCTAAAAGGATTAATGCGGTAACAATACTGCAAATATTAGCTATTAAATTTACAGCGCTTTGCGCTAAAAACCAAACCGAAATCGGTTTCATAATGAGAATTGCTGATTCTCTGCTATAAGTATTTGCGATCGCATAACTCATCTAATTAATCTTAACTAAAGTACCTTTAATTGTATTGATACCAAGAGCTTCTACATTGACCATTGGGGCTTCCATTTTGGCTGAAATAGTACCTTTTACTTGAACTTGGAGTCCATCGATGACTACGCCTGTGTTAGAAATCACTATTTTGTTAGCACCCACTTTAAGGGTAATGTTTGTGGTTGCAGTCAAGGTAATATTAGCCGCATTAATTGTTAAATCATTAGTCATACCAGTTGTCCCAGTTTTAACTGTAATGTTGCCTGTAGAAGTTAAGCTAATGACCTTGCTACTATCATCAGCCCGAAATTTGTGCCCGCCAGTAGTTTCTAATTCAGCAAACTTGGTACTATCATCTAGTCGCAGATTATGACCATCAATAGTATTGAGATAAACTCCCTTTTTGACGGTTCCTTTATCTTCTTCAACAAATTGCAATTGATGACCAACGCGAGTTTTAAAAGTCCGTAAGCGTACTTTCCCGCCTACAACACTGTCTGTGACCACAGTTGGGGGAGCATCAGTACCATTCCATACTCCACCAATCACATAGGGGCGGTGGATATCACCATGCTCAAAGGCTACTAAAACCTCATCATTTATTTCTGGCAAACAGTCAAAGCCCCTATTTTTACCTGCACCTGCACTCACGACTCTAGCCCAATTGCTCTCATGATCTTCTGTAAGTGTAGGAAACTTAACTCTAACTCGTCCCCATTTTTTAGGATCGTTATTATTGCTCACTATCCCCACTAACATCGTTTGCCCTGGCTGTAGATGAGGCTTCGATGACAACATCGAGAATAAACTACCCCCACGAAGGCCGCGCACACTGAAATGGGTAATGAACTTGCGCTCATGATACAAGTGGTGAGTTTCAGTAACATAGTAACTGCCACTATAGTTCCCGATACCAGTCAATTTTATTACTCTTCCAGGCCTAATATCAGGATTCCCTTCTCCCTTAGCATCCGCATTGACAAATTCA is a window encoding:
- a CDS encoding putative baseplate assembly protein, whose amino-acid sequence is MTKEFDFLPNLPKSDLDDRTFAELVNECLLRIPRYCPEWTNYNPSDPGVTLIELFAWLTDQMLMRFNQVPRRNYVAFLELLGIHLQPPAPAQTEVTFYLSASLPEPYTIPAGIEVATLRTETEDAIIFSTDEPLVIGNPRILNLLAAPRVEENPEFLRDLLLDVWTEDREEGWSGQEIALFSDPPQPNNCFYVVFDGEQPINGNVIALKLKGESATTTGINPNNPPRFWEAWNGNAWQPVLQKESDDLTRGFSFSELADEGTNPLQGAEVIFHLPLSWDVTQFSTYRGRWLRCSYVEPTPNQAAYSRAPHIIGMSARAIGGTVKATQCNAITNEVVGESNGKSGQVFQLLHQPILPRQADEYLLITPPVGLPQIWHEVTDFSESTESDLHYIIDSTSGNIQFGPFVQTPNYQSLHTLQRLRIQGEPMQRVVADQTKAIAMNTKSSGTQYGAVPPKGSIIQMVKYRTGGGFRGNVQRGSLRISKSAIPYVASLTNHVSATNGVDAESLDDVAVRVPKMLRTRNRAITQTDFEYLTLIAGDGAVARVLCAPAKSKEDAGIVRLLTVPRVSTESIDLGQGMTPDQFILSAPLCDRVLAYLDERKMLGVQIQLEKPEYVGVCVQTEIALESSYSNPKVQQDIVQQLKVMLYRFLNPITGGVNGQGWEFGRPVYPSDIVKLLQNFQGVRFLGTVQLFELRYVNGEWARRLAPQPMIDPGPLGLICSWRSPRLRSSHVINIVS
- a CDS encoding phage tail protein produces the protein MTPKSKLQALSIQLVSMKSPDANEETLASADNLDRSQSNLSQSNSLDNGRSLSKCKLLVNPNEPSEIVVKLKNSSNRALLTNLRVEGNFPTHWLQIGMEGNELPPYAEMEAVLYFQVPADFFENQEAIVNGQPLTINYQGQLQIYGGYASSISDSGFSPRLELFAVETFQLYVRPSSLYLDFLPDTYREVDFVGRMLKIFEETLEPDVQILDTLWAYLDPMLAPETMLPFLAHWVGWDTAPTLGVKRQRYLIKQAMQIYRWRGTRRGLRFYIHLFTGLPLDEHLPELEKHISIFEIIGRGFVIGEATLGNNASTGGGRPFHFVVRIRNDLQNSLDLPLIRRIIEREKPVFCTYDLEII
- a CDS encoding GPW/gp25 family protein; its protein translation is MSDLEQDYLGRGISFPLRINVQGELKTDGGDRNLQESISSILNTKLGERVYRPNFGCRLSDLTFAPMNQQTILLARIYVEEALNRWEPRIKVTGVYAEPDPIRGRLDLKILYEIKKSHDRRSMVYPFYLLPPNGN
- a CDS encoding VgrG-related protein; the encoded protein is MPATYKAKPSLQIDGVNASEDLLNDILQISVEESLHQPGMFTIIVNNDYFPGSTDKAWEHQSQFAIGKKIKIGFTSSTTEDPDFVKEETGYVLEGEITAIETELNEKSQAPIIVRGYDISHRLHRGRFNRSFQNVKDSDMVSQIIVEAGITAGTITATTVVHEYAFQENQTNMEFLQERAARNGFELYVQDGKLNFRAPSQDQTLELKWLEDIHSFRVRVTSSEQVSSVEVRGWDYVQKKAIVSTATTGSVLTTTDSGTGKQASTKFSITPKMIVVDQPVFSVSEAQKMAQSLCNELGGEFVNADAKGEGNPDIRPGRVIKLTGIGNYSGSYYVTETHHLYHERKFITHFSVRGLRGGSLFSMLSSKPHLQPGQTMLVGIVSNNNDPKKWGRVRVKFPTLTEDHESNWARVVSAGAGKNRGFDCLPEINDEVLVAFEHGDIHRPYVIGGVWNGTDAPPTVVTDSVVGGKVRLRTFKTRVGHQLQFVEEDKGTVKKGVYLNTIDGHNLRLDDSTKFAELETTGGHKFRADDSSKVISLTSTGNITVKTGTTGMTNDLTINAANITLTATTNITLKVGANKIVISNTGVVIDGLQVQVKGTISAKMEAPMVNVEALGINTIKGTLVKIN
- a CDS encoding PAAR domain-containing protein, yielding MFPAARLSDKTVTNDTIIGPGAPTVLIGGMPAACVGDAVVGNLVVGSIVMGSFTVIIGGRFAARTTSQVVGINVNAPPTPITTFVGKAEMTVLIGG